The Vigna unguiculata cultivar IT97K-499-35 chromosome 11, ASM411807v1, whole genome shotgun sequence genomic sequence TGATTTGACCCGAAATAAATGATATCTTCACACGGTTAAATGTGtgtaatcaaattttaaagtgTTCGAACatgaattaataaatttttggatTAAGTAACTTTTTAGTATTCGAACTTTGAAGTTCGgttaaaaattggaatttatttttagtcgaaatttcgataaattttgatttataaatttaaaatataataaatataatttttttaatttaatattattttttaaatttaattatgttgattttttttaacatgttgaatgtgtttcatgttaatattgaagttgtttacgttgtttgacacattcttgctgagaaatgtatttgaaacctaaaaaaatagttaataaaattggattaaaatgattatattcattcatttttaaaattcaagaatcaaaatttatcaaaatttcaaccagaaacgaattccaattttggttCAAATTTTCTTATACTTAACCCTAaattcttaataatatcaaatagtAGTATGTCAAAGAATAATCCTGTTCCCGGCTGAGAAATTAACACCGTGTTCTTTTCAAGTAAATTACTATTTATAGATCACTAAAAGTGTTGATTTGAGagatatatgatttttttatggaATGATGAGGGAAAATACTGATTTACTGGATCtctttcattatagtatttcaTTTGTTACATGAGATTTGAGAATAATTCTTAATACTTTTTACTAAAATATCtcgttattttttttccatataaaAAGGGAGTATGTTCCAATTCAAATGTAATCAAATTCTATTGtcgttttcaaatttttttttcaattaataattttattcatcgtcaataaaatttcaaaattaatcataactaatttaaatattattttatattacttttaataccaaaaacaatttaataatcttattttttcattaattaaattttattttttattagtcatatcaatttaattttttacaaactttcataaaatttattctcAAATTAATTCTACTATCACCTCCAAATctcttaaaaaagaataatatgaaaaattgatcCTTTCTCTAATCATTTCTCCTAAAATAACACatcctaaatattttttttctacacatTTCTTCTCGAATTATTTATACAATGTAGTTTTTTTCACTTGGAAATATATAAAGATTCgtaataatatgaaatttaaaatttcacataCTTTTATAGAATAGACCAATTGCCTCAATCAATTTCTAACAGTGaagaatttaagaaaattaagataTCGACATATTTATTAACGAATTTCCAAAAGTtcaattattaacaaattttaaaaagaagaagattatTACCAATGAAATTATAGATagatttaatgataaaattgtcaaaatcaAAAATGAGAATTTGACAATCTTTTACTAATGGAATTTACAATAGAAGAATCCGATGgtaattaaagttttaatttattgacaTATCTGATACATTCGTTATAGATAGAAATTTGcgttgataattaaatttttaattcaacaatAAATTTTACCATCAAAACTTTTTAtcgataattaaaatattaatttatcgATATattttaccgacaaatttattatttatgaaagtTTTCATCTGTAACTATAAAATTCTTgtaaataatattcattttaccGACGAAATTAttctttctctcattctcttagTTTGATAACACTTTGCAGGAGCTAAACCTAAAAGTGGAACTGAACGTGATAAGTTAAGCAATGTAGAGAAACTAATCGTAAGGGTTGTAATAGCGACCGCCACACGTGCATTTCCAGACTTGGGGGACATAGTCGCCTGGTCCACCGGAGGCTATGACGGATCGCTGGGCGGCAGGTGGCGGCAAAGCTACCAGAACTGGTGTGCGGGGTAAGCATTTTTCACACTTGCGGATGCATTTTGGTGGATGTGGCAAACcttttaaaacccattttacCTCACTCTTTGATGACACCAAACTTTCTCCAACTTCACTATCTACAATTATTAATGCCAAATTCTCAGTTTAAGTAATACTAAACACTGTATATCTGTGAAACAACTTTCATACCTTTGCTAAATGCCGCACCACTGCTAAACATCAGAGTgcaaaacaagaacaagaagaagACATTGCGACAAACACTACTTTCATTCAACATGTTTCCCTTCCTCTCTATCAAGAGTAACAGATTCCTCCAATTAATTCAAAGGTTGTGTAATGTAGGGCTGCAGAAAAATATCCTAACTGTACTAAATTTAaggtaattaaattattttaaacttaaaataactGAATtcttaatagtaaaattaaactgtactatattttaattaaattttaaaaaaactgaacTTTAAAAAAGTTAACTATACAATTAGTGCACCGAACTGACATTTaatattctctttttcttcaatccATTCCATCACACGCTCATTGATCCaacaattacatatttttaatttaatttctaaattattttctatatatttagcttaaataaaaatgtgtttataataatagtttaatatgtgaatattaatattcatatgaatgtaagcaaaacaaaaaatactacCAAAAACAATATTATGTGGGTTGTAATCGACAAACATTTATAAAGTAAATTATCGATTAATTTCCTAAAATTACAATTATCAGTCAAATTGTacttcaaaattgaaaaaataataaaaataattcataatgtGTATATTAGtgattaatcttttttttttaaatcgtaacctaagataaaaatatagtcTCTAATAAGCAACTAcgaatatatttgttaaatgaattatatatttatttcttaaaattttcaataacaaTCGagtgataaataatttataaaattaaatactattaagtacctaaatttaaaattaactattaaattgatctcttaaaaatatgaatagttCTTAAAATTGTTGTTTTAGTACCTACAGTTGAAATCAACTattaaattgatctctaaatttaaataaaatgatgaataattcttaaaattataaattaacaaataatatagtCCCTGAAATTAAATATACGTAACCACATTTTCACTTattgacttttaaaaatttataattcaaaccTTCTTCGTCAAtgatttttacgccattttaaTCTTAATTCTTAGTACTCTAAAGCTAATCATTTATGCAATTTAATCAGCATATAATTTTGCAAACTAAtgtattcttatatattttcaacCGAAACATAtggtttttactatttttcagaaaaaaatgtgattaaTAATTTCTCAAGATAAAATGTGACCTTCAActgttattaatttatataattgaagatgtattaatattttgatgttgtttatgGAAGAACCTATGAGAGAActtatgtattaatattttaattttggtgtattgaagtatTATGCTGGTTTTGTTGAGAAATATATTACTTTCAAATGtattatgccttttggtgtatTGAAGTTATGCATTTTGTTTGTCTCCAATAAATACAAAACTTGTTCATATTGTGTAGGATCTttctaaaattcaaaatcagtgtaatttggttcaaaaatagtatagTTCGATTCAAAATTAGTGTAATTTGGTTCAAAATTAGTATATTTCAATCCAAAAATAGTATAGTTCGGTTCAAAACTAATGcaatttgattcaaaaatagtatacttcaattcaaaaatagtattattcggttcaaaattagtgcaattcggttcaaaattaGTACAGTTCATTTCAAGATTAGTGTAGTTCAGTTCATAGCAGTCCAGTTCAGTTTATATTACAATGCAGTTTAGTacagttcaattttttaaaacagaaGACAATTCAGTTTGTATGAATTGTTTTTTTAGTTCAGTTCAAATAAACTAGTTTTCAGTTCattgtgattttgtttttaatagtgTAGTGTAGTTCAGTAAATTATGTCCAGTGCATAAATTTATATAACCAATATATCAAAGAGAAACTCTTCAAAATAGGaaggaaattttttttaagtgcTTACACGTGATAATCCATTTTTAGAAATATGTTGGTCATTTAAACCGttaagttttgaatttgtaaaaaaataataagttaatgAATGTAGGTTaatttaccaataatttttttttacttttataggattttaattaatttaaatgaatatagttatttatattaataaaatgaataattggaaaattaattagaataagaataaattaataatttttttaatattttaattaaattaattgaatatagttatttatattaatagaatgaataattaaaaatttgttataataCGACTAAATTAATTCTATAATTCatatagaaaatttaataaaatgaggaaataaataacaatacattttaattattttatttcaattaattttaattttccataaattcttattaatataaatcactacaaattaacaaattaataaattaaaatcttaaaacttATATGTTATGATAAAGTCTTTATCAAATTATTcgattaattaaattaaaaaccaaaacataaatatcattgaaacatagaataaattcatttgtgtaaaggaaaaataaagaaaagaaaatcacaATTGAAGTCCTAGAGGTAAAAACAATTTCAACATAAAAACAATTGAAGTTATGGCACGTAATAAGATTTTacttaaaagagaaaaaattaaaatacaattttgtcAGGCAGGGATGCCAAGCGGACCAAATGAGTAAGGTATGAGTAGTAGCTTTTTCGTACCTTATTATCGCATCGTATTCATATTTTTGCATGTATCCGTTGTACAAATATTTGCATATTTTCTAATATTCAcggatatccgtggatatttacaaaaaataaaacaatttatttaacaatatattttaatcataaatccaaataaaatacttcataaattttcaaaaactaatttaaatagtGTATAGTGttaaatgacaatttacaaagaaagaaatattgtattttaaaaccATTTAGTAAAAAATAGCCTATTCAAACTCaatgtgttaattttttaagtatttctttttttagtttttctttttaaatttaaattagaatatattatGTACGGGTATCGACGGATACATATTTTATGATACCCATACTCGTCCCgttaagtataaaaaatacttgtactTGTTATTTGTtgatatccatttacaataatTGCGGGTTTTATTCCTGAGTACAAGttgatacaaattttttttatatccctaATTGTACCTAGGGATGACAATGGGTCAGGTCAGATACCCACTTAAAAAATATCTGTGGGTATTTTAAAACCCACAGGATACCCGTgaatacccgcaaatatttaaataaagatattttataaatttttaaaataaagttacaaaaaaaatataaaatcaaattaaattttaattaaattttatttttaattaaatttaatataataaaatataattcttattaaatttaacttaataaaacataaattaaaaaatttttagGTAAAGAAAATCTTGAACCAGAAAAAGCGTGTTCCATTTATCATGTTACAAATATTCCCATGGAGAAAAAAGTGAGCAAAAGCTTGTTCTCTAATATCAATGAGCCACCTTCTGCAATTTTGGGATGCcaagttttttccttttttggtGTGTTTTTCAATGTGTGAAACTTTTTATTATGGATAATAAATTTGTACTACTGTAATATATTCTGAAATTTGGATGCTTGAATGATTACCGTTTACAAATCAATGAAGCGTAACAACttgtaatcaattttatttctctatatATATTCTCTTCAACAGGAAAGTAGAGTAATTCCAATAAATATTCTCTTTAATGGGATAATAGTGATTCCACCTTTTCAGGAAAAACAGCATATTGCTGTATGTATGGTATCTCCAACATATATAGTAACTAAAAGACATTAACAACGTTTATGTCAAAACACccataattcaaaaatattattatatttttttcacatctTCGTTCGTAAACATGACCAGAATGTTGTGTAATGCTGCCAACCTCTGTCTAGTTAGAAACATAGTAAATTTCAATAGAATTCACCGAGGGAATCATTTGAGCCTCTCTCAATTGTCCTTCCATTTCTCTTTCTTATGGCCAAAACTTTCCACATAAACGACTGAAATCACATTTACAAATATtcacaatgatattttgattactaaattttgacaattttatcttacaacatgatgtgttattttttaagtggttttgaaatattaaaaatgaaaaaaatagaaaaatggaaaaccacttaaaagatgacacctaaagttataagagaaagttgtcaaaatttagtagtcaaaaaatcattttcctacAAACATTTGAAATAGTCcaagtgagtcaaaaaaaaaaaaaacttacattggataaaataaaatagacaaagtcaaatactatataagaataaaaacccataacaccattgccttaaggttttgaggTTAAGTGGTATCAAAAGTCTTATATATGTAAAAACTAATGTcatatgataaattataaaactcatCGGTGATGACTGACCGCATAATTATAACCAAAAAATCCCTTGAATTAAATACttatgtcatatatatatatataaaacaaacatggtgtataaagaaaaaattggttttttttctaattaattgtttattcaTTATTAGTTTCAACATGGGCTTTTATGAAAAATGAGAGAATTAAAGAGATGAGATTGTGGTTTATTGGAGGTGATGTGGAAGAGTTGGTGACAAAAGGAAGGTGGGCCCATTATGCGATGtataaagtttttgaattttgcAATGTGTTGAAAATAAGAAGTAATCactataaaagttaaataattaataaagatatattaaagATAATGAATTATATTCTTGGGATTTATGTCTTATGGCAATATAGTTAATTGTTTGAGTGTATAAGATAACAGTCaactaaaaagtaataattaatccAAGGGTTAGTGTCTTATTTTTCCAATATTTATAGGAAttgtttaattcttttattactttttttaatgcagtcctaatatttattaaattgagtGAAGGTGATCTCAATATTTATTAGGAGTTAATATGATTCATTCAATTAAATCAAAGTTAACATTATTACAAAGTGATGAATtgacatgatatatatatatatatatatatatatatatatatatatatatatataaacccaacAACAAGTTAATggccaaaagaaaaaaagagtaaacATTTAATCGagataattcttttataagCCTTTGccacaaattaaaattactacAAAAATCTAGTACGTTGTTATAaggttatatttattaaaataattaataaattagtacttttataatattaagtCATTATAAAACGCATTTGTAACATTTCATATTGAAAAAATGTCAGTAAAcaaatttagtaatatttttataaatgtaattattattatcaggtTAAAACGATACTAAAATTTACTCCTAAGATAAAGTACAATTAGtatgtataaaatttattaaatcattagttacactattttgtgatattttcttgtgtaatttattttaagtttaattatttgtttgttattattttgcTCGGAAAGTTTCAAGTTGGTACACgcttaattttttgtttcaagcatccaaatttttaaaaaagtaccttaattaggtcattttcaaaaaataattactaattgCGTTAACGACATGTCATATGTTAAtatgcaatttattttattttattttatttgcaaaaaaatttattGTCTATATGTCTGGTTCTTGCTGTGACATGGAGTACTGTTAGTGTCACGAAACATGGTAGTATCACGTATCAATATCAGTATAAGcgtcattgtcttgatttcaatttagtctagtcttatatatgttttttttattcaatttagtcttaattttattcaaaatgaaataatatagtCTAcctccaaattgagacaaaatttattagatttaaatgttatattaatatttatatattaaaattaattttttaacatattacattattgtaTATATAGTTAATTCATCTCttattaattcatattttttaagattaaagctaattaattataaatatttttagaaaggaaataactatttaaaatcaatatattattaatctatattttttataagaataaattaatgTTTAGTCGTCTCATTTTATACGGTTggtttttattcttaataaagAGTTGCACGTTGAaactttttgttatataaatccAAGGTCGCAGATTGAATACAACATAACCTTTGAATTACTTGGATTTGAATCTGTCGTTGTGATAGAGAAGAAGGGAAAGATGGATAGCACAGCGAAGCAAAGTCGTGTTTGTGGCAACGTcttcttcttgttcttgttttgcACACTGATCTTCAGCAGCAGTGCTGCTTCTACCAAGGGTATGAACTTCTTCCATACATATAGTCTTTATTATCTCTTAAACTGTGATTTTGACTATTGGTGAAATTGCAGATAGTGAAATTGCAGAACGATCGGTGGCATTAACGGGTGGGGCTAGGAAGCTGATCGGATCAAGACCACCATCATGCTATTCCAGGTGTGCCTACTGCACACCCTGCTCACcaattgttgtaaatttgtcaCCTGATGCTGCCATCTGGAAATGCTCCTGTGGCGGCAGAGTCTACGACCCATAGATTTTTAATTATCTCTATGGAATTTCACAttttctcaaataaataaatgtgtctAATAAATTGTGATTTTAATATCCAATCTTGGCATGTTATATAGGTTTTGGAATTAATATTCAAAAGTGACGTTCATTAAGTCTCTTGTA encodes the following:
- the LOC114170659 gene encoding EPIDERMAL PATTERNING FACTOR-like protein 5, translated to MDSTAKQSRVCGNVFFLFLFCTLIFSSSAASTKDSEIAERSVALTGGARKLIGSRPPSCYSRCAYCTPCSPIVVNLSPDAAIWKCSCGGRVYDP